Below is a window of Deferribacterota bacterium DNA.
AAATTTGTTTGTAGTCCAGTGTTGTAAAGACCCATTATAACACAGGGGATAAGGGCTATTATTACAACAGTCATAATCCTTTTTATCTCAATGCCATCTCTTATGTGGGTGAAGCCCTTAGTTGTTTCTCCTGGCGTGTATAAAAAGGTATCTACCATCTCAAAGATTGGGTACAATAAGTGGTATTTTCCACCTTTTTCAAAATGTTTTCTACTTTTCTCTAAAAAAGACTGTAATCCCATCAATATTCCTTTGCTAGCGTATTTAATACCTTTCTTAATTTTGGCGCATAGTCTATTTTGCCTGGACACACAAATGTAACAAGCGATAAATCTTCTTCGGCTAAGCCCAAAACACCCATTTTTTCAAGGCTATCTAAATCTTCCACTAATAAATATTTTAAAAAATATGTTGCATTTATTTTAAAAGGAAAAACTTTTTCATATATCCCAATTGGAATTATTGGTCTGTGTGATCCTTTTAGGGATGTATCAAAACTATACTTTTTTATAGATAAAAATTTGGATAAAAAGGCCTTTGTTGTCGAATAAACATTTGTACCTGGTAAAGCCCAACCCATAAATTTTCTAATAGATACGTCTTTTATAGCTGTTATTTGATTATTATAAAAGCCCAAATAACTTAGAGGCCCATCTCCTTTATGTCCATAGAGAGGGCTTCCAGAAATTATTCTTGTTCTATTTTTATCTTTTAGTTCGTTTTTAGTTATATCACCTAAATATGCACCAATTGGCACATTTATTAATCTAGGGCTTTTAAATTCATCTCCTGATAGTGCTACTATTTTATCTTTTTTAATCCTTCCTGTTGTAAATAAATGGCCTATTGCAATAACATGTTGATAATCAATATACCACACTAGCTTACCTTTTTTAATTGGATCTAGGTAAAATATCTGTGTACCAACTAGCCCAGCTGGATGTAGATTATTAAAATGAATCTTCCTAATATTTTTTTGAGCGACATTAATATCTAAATTTTTTGGTATAGTTAAAAATATTTTTTGTGATAATTTAGAAATAACATTCAAACCTATATTAAAATGTTCATTATATTCATCTAAAATAACCTTTGTTGAGGGGCATAGTGGCCTTGTATCTATTGCATTTATTATTATAGATGAAGGATTTTCTTCTGGATTAGCTACTGAATCAAAGGGTCTTTTCTTTATAGAAATAAATAATCCGCTTTTAATTAAAAGCTCTATTATCTCATCTTTTGTATAGTTATCAAGTTTTCCAATATTATAATTTGTTTCTTTTCCACTATAATCTTTTTCAATCACAACTGATAATAATACTCTTTTTTCTCCTCTATTTATATTTTTTAAAGTACCTGAAAAGGGAGATATGAATTTAACATTCGGATTTTTTTTGTCATAGAAAATTGCTTCCCCTGATCTTATGCTATCCCCTTCCCTTTTTAAAAAGGAGGGCTTAAGCAATGGAAAGTCTGAACCTAAATAGGCAAAGTAGGCACTTTCTTTCCTTCCATCTATCACCTGTTTAGGCGCACCTTTAATTGGTATGTTAAGGCCTTTCTTGATTGTAATATTAGTCATAATATTAATTTATAACTATTCTATTTATATATAATATTTATATATATGTCAATATTTAAATAATTTATATTTAAATATTTGAGACTAGGTATAATAGATTAATTTTTCCTTTTTTTTTGTCACTTTGCCAATTATTGAAGCGCTATAGCCTGCATTTAATAATTCTTCAAGCAGTAGTTGTGATTGATTGCTCTGTAGTGTTATTATTAAGCCGCCTGAAGTTTGGGGATCAAAAAGAAGCATTAATAGAGGGTCTTTTATGTTTCTATAATCGGTAAAGGCACTTAAAAAGGCCTTAATCCTATAAGCCCCAGCTGGTATAAGCCCCATTGATGAATATTCTAATGCTTTCTCCATAATAGGAATCTTTTTAGTATTAATTGTGATGCTATAGTCAGAACTTTTAGTCATTTCGTAGAGATGCCCTGTTAATGAAAAACCTGTTACATCAGTGCAGGCAGAAATATTATATTTTTTCATAATTTTGCTAGCTTTTGAGTTTGAGGTTAGCATACTTTCTGTTGCATCGTTAATTGATTCGCTACAGGCGAGATCGGCTTTTATTGCAGTTGATATAACACCTGTTCCAATGGGTTTTGTTAAGATAATATCATCATCTAGATTTATTGTGTTATTTCTATATAATTTCTTATCCTCGTTAATACCAGTAATAGCAAAACCAAACTTTAATTCTTCATCTTCTAGTGTATGGCCACCCAAAAGGATACAATTTTCTTTATTTAGCTCGCAAACAGCCCCTTCAATTATTCTTTGGATAATCTCTTTATCTAATTGGCAATTATATAATAATATAGAGAGAGCTGTTTTAGGCACCCCTCCCATAGCAAAGATATCACTCATTGAATTAATTGCTACAATTCTTCCAAAGGTATAAGGATCATCTACAATAGGGGTAATTAAATCTATAGTTTGAACTATATAGATATTATTAAGTTTGTATACTCCTGCATCATCAGATGTATCAAAGGATAGAATAGTATTATCATCTTTTTTTATGGGAATTCTACTTAAAAGATTGTAAAGGTCCTCCGGACCTACTTTAGCTGCTCAACCAGCAGCCTTAGTTAAACTAGTTAATTTTACCATTTTATAAATATTCTGACTATATGTTAGTATGGTGTTCCTCTTTTTAATTATTGTGTAAAATTAGCTTTTATATTAACCTTCAAGATCTTTACATGCTTTATAGATTATATTAAAAAGGTCTTCTATATCTTCTTCTTCAATACATGAAAAAGCTATGCGTAAATCTGTTTTGTTGACCGATACAGTCCCCACACCATAATTTTCTAAAAGATGCACTCTTAACGCTTCAGCATCAACTTTGGCTAATTTTAAACACATAAAATATCCTGAGTTGAAGGGATAATATTCAAATGCTTCAGAATAGTTATTTTTATTAAAGACCTCTTTAATCTTAAGGGCTCTTCTTCTTAGGATCTCTCTTTTTTCTTCTCTTTGTTTTTTGAAATCAGGATGATTTAAACCATATAAAACAAATGTTTGTGATGCATGTGGACAATTTGAGATTGTTCCCCTAATTAGGCCGGCAACTTTGCTCTCCAAAGCTTTTAGCATATTTTCTTGGGGCGTATTATTAGTGGAAGCAAAGGTTATAAAACCAACCCTAAAACCCCATACAAACTCTTCTTTTGTTGCTCCATCGAGTTTTATTGCTAGCAGATTATCTGATCTATTGGCAAGCAGTCCAAATATAGACTCATCAAAGGTATTATCCTCATAGTTTAAACCAAAGTAAGCGTCATCTACTAGAGCAATTATTTTTATATTATTATTTGCAAGCTCTACCAATCCATTGGTAAGCTCAACAACCTCATTTTTAGAAGGCATATAACCTGAAGGGTTGTTTGGAAAATTTAGTAATACCAAGACCTTTTCTTTTATTTTGCCACACTCTTCAACTTTGCCTAAAAAATCCTTTATATTAAATTTTTTATCCTTTGTAAATGTCGGGAAGGTTGATATCTCAGCTCCTCTCCTCACAGCAAAGACCTGCCTGTAGTTTCCCCAGTATTTATCAGGGGTAACTATATTATCACCTTTATCTATAAACATATCAGATACTATAGATAAACCGTGAGTTAGGGCATTGGTTACAAGTGGTAGGGATAGATATTTACCTTTAAGGGATGGATTGTCTTTTATCATCTTTTCTTTCCATGCTTTTCTTAACTCTGGTTTACCTGTATTTGGTGCATATGGGAATAGATCCTCAGGCTTAAAGATTTTTAGTGGTTCATATATACAATCTAGATACATAGGTTTTTTCTTTTCAAGAGCAATACCAATTGTAGCATTGTATTTATATGCTTTTTCTTTTGCCTCTGCTGTTTGTGTTAATATGCCTTTTGGCATAAAGAGTTGTTTTCCTAAATCTGACAACATATTAAATACATTTACATTTTCCTCTTTTATTGCATTGTTTAGTTTTTCTGCTAAGGGATTCATACTTGCCTCCTCGTATATTTCATTAATTAACAGTAATTAAACATCTGACATATTTATTATACCACATATTTAATGATTGCAATACTATTATTAACTAATTATATTATTTGGAAAAGGAGGTGCTTTATGGATAATGTATTAGAAGCTCTTAAATTAGCTTATGAGGCTGAGAAAAATGGATTAAGGATGTATTTGGGCTTGGCAAAAAAAACAAATGTTATTTCTGGAAAAAATATGTTTATACAATTGGCATCAGACGAGGTTGATCATTTGGAGCTTATAGAAAAATTTATTGATAAAAAGATGGCTGGTAAGCCTTATGAGAATATTGAGGTTCCAAAGGGAAGGCTCTCTAAGATTGTGCCAAACGTTGATGAGAGTAGTTTGCAGCCTGTCGAAAAAGCGTACGTATCAGATGAGGATGCATTAAATACTGCTTTAAGCCATGAAATGAAGGCAAGAGATTTCTATTTGGAGGAGAGTAGAAAAGCAGAAAATGAGGAAGTTAAAAAATTATTTGAAGATCTTGCAGCTGTGGAAGATAAGCACTATATGATAATTCAAGCTGAATTAGATTATATACATAAAGATGGTTTTTGGTTTGATACTGCAGAATTTTCTCTGGAAAAAGAAGGGTAAACATGTATTAGATTTTACTAATTAAGAACTTGATTTTGAGGCAAGGGCATAGAAATTATTTGTTTTTATTGTAAAGGGGTGATAACTTTCTTAGTTTAGCAACAGAGTCTTTTAGCAAACTAACAGCCCTTGGAACCTCCTCTAACCTATTGAATCTACCAAAACTAAATCTAATAGTGCCATGAATATCTATCGGGTTGATTCCAATGGCTTTCAAAACATGTGATGGTCCTTCTTCTGAAGAACAGGCGCTCCCCGTCGAACAACATATCTCTGGTGTATAGGCCATTAATGCTTCACCTTCAATATATTTAAAAGATATATTGCTAATGTTACAAACCCTATTAGAAACATCTCCATTGATATAAATATCTGGTATCTCTTTTAAAAGTAATTCTTCAAATTTATCTCTTATTGCTTTGGTATGCTTAACCTCGTTGTCTAATTCTTTATTGATAATATCACAGGCCTCAGCTAAACCTATAATATAGGGAACATTTTCAGTGCCAGATCTAATTGAATATTCTTGACCACCACCATGTATTAACGGCACAATTTTATCTTTTAATGAATTTTCAATATATAATGCCCCTATGCCCTTTGGGGCATATATTTTATGACCAGAAAAAGTTAAAAGATCAACACCTAATTCGTTAACGTCAATTTTCATTTTCCCTATAGCTTGAACTGCATCAGTATGCACAATAATATTCTTAGGCTTTGCAATATTTACTACATCTTTCATTGGCTCTATTGTACCAATTTCATTATTTGCGAGCATAATTGATATGAGTATAGTATTATCATTTATGCTTTTTTCTAATGAACTTAAATCAACAGTGCCTTTTTTATCAACAGGTAAATATGTTACAGTGAAACCGGCTGTTTCTAACCATTTCATAGTTTCAGAAACTGCCTTGTGCTCAATTGAGCTTGTGATAATATGATTACCTTTATTTTTTAGAGCAAAGGCTATACCCTTTAAAGCTAAATTATCTGATTCGGTACCACTGCCAGTGAAGATTACTTCTTCAGGTAAAGCATTGATTAATTTTGATATATTTTCCCTTGCTATTGCTAAATCCTCATTAACTTCTCTGCCTAGCAGATGTATGCTCGAAGGATTTGCAAACTTATCAGTAAAATAAGGTTTCATTGCATTATATACCCTTGAATCAACTGGAGTTGTTGCGCTATTGTCAAAATAGATCATTTATATGCTCCTAATATTTATTCAGATTTTAAATCTACATATGTAGCTTCATTTAATTGTTTTTTTAGCTTATCAATCTCTTTTTCTAATCTATCAATCTTATTAATAAGATTTTTGATTATTGTTGCCGATGGATCGGGTAATTTGTTGTGGTCTAAATCAAATACTTTTTTGCCTTTATTAATTGTAATTTTACCAGGTATACCAACCACGGTTGAATTATCTGGGATATCTTTTATAACCACTGTGTTTGCCCCAATTTTAGAATTTTCTCCAATATTTATTGGTCCTAATATTTTTGCTCCTGCACCTATTACTACATTGTTGCTAACAGTGGGGTGTCTTTTTTCTTTTTTAAGGCTAACGCCACCTAGGGTAACACCATGGTATAATAATACATCATTACCTATTTCAGCTGTCTCCCCTATTACAACGCCCATGCCATGGTCAATAAAAAATCTTCTGCCTATTTTTGCGGCAGGATGTATTTCTATGCCAGTTAAAAATCTATTTATATGTGATAGTAGTCTAGCTAAAAATTTTAGATGTATATTCCATAATGAATGTGCAAATCTATGTAATAGTAGTGCATGGAAACCTGGATAACAAAATATTATTTCTAATATATTTCTACAAGCCGGATCTTTTCTAAAAGCAGTTGTTATATCTTCTTTTAGAATATTTAAAAGCTTCATATGCTTAAGATTATACTATTAATAAAATTTTTCAATTTAATTATTGAAAAAAATACAATTAATATATATAGTATTAAATACTTTAGGTGCTAATATGCTAATTAGTTTAATTTATGCTACCTTGTCTGGTGTTTTGAAAGTTCTATTAGCAAATTATTTTTTTTATGGATGGTATATTACTATGGTCTTGCGGCCTTAGAGGTGTAGATTTATATAACATAGAGGCCGCAAGTCCTCACGGATTTGCGGCCTTTTTTTATGGATAAATTTAAAAGAGGTGTTAGAAAATGGCTAACAATATGTTATATGCTCAAAAAGAAAATATTGGATTCTTAGATGAGCTAGGTATTAGTAATGATAATTTTTTCATTATAGCTGGGCCCTGTTCGGTAGAGACTAGAGAACAGTTATTAGATATTGCCAATTTTGCTAATAATGCTGGTGCTTCAATGCTACGTGGTGGTGCATATAAGCCAAGAACATCTCCCTATTCTTTTAGAGGCTTGGGCAGAGAAGCCTTGGAATATTTATTAGAAGCAAAAAAGTTCACAGGTTTGCCTATTGTAACAGAGGTCATGAATACAAGCGAAATCGAATATATGTATGACTATATTGATGTATTTCAGGTTGGTTCAAGGAATATGTATAATTATGATCTTTTAGAGGCTTTAGGAAGACAAGATAAGCCGGTATTATTAAAGAGAGGCCTATCAGCAACAATTGATGAATTTTTACTATCAGCTGAATATATACTGTTAAAGGGAAATAAAAAAGTGATATTGTGTGAACGAGGGATTAGGACCTTTGAGAATGTAACAAGAAATACCTTGGATATATCAGCAGTACCTGTTCTAAAAGAAAAGACCTGCCTACCAGTTATAGTTGATCCCTCACATGCTGCTGGTAACAAAAATTATGTTATACCTTTGTCATTAGCTGCTATTGCAGCAGGTGCTGATGGAATAATGGTAGAGGTGCATAATGAGCCAGAAAAAGCTTTGAGTGATGGGAAACAATCTTTAGATTTTGATATGTTTAGAAAACTTATATCTCTTATAAGGGAGACCTTCGCAAAGAAGATTATATAAATGCCGAAGGGGGGACTCGAACCCCCACGGTCATTTGACCACCACCCCCTCAAGATGGCGTGTCTACCAGTTCCACCACTTCGGCATTTATTCTCTAAATATAATATATAAAATAAATGTCAATATATTATTTAAAAAAACATTTTTTAAATTATAATCAATATTATGAAAATTTTATTAGCTGACGATGAATTTAAGCTTAGAAAAATGATAGCTATTCAATTAAGAAAAAGAGGATACATTGTATTGGAGGCTTCAAATGGTAAAAAGGCTGTTGAATTAGCTATTAATGAAAGGCCAGATGTAATTATTTTGGATATAAAAATGCCAGAGATGAATGGTTTGGAAGCTTATGAAAAAATTAAGAATAGTAAGAATTTTGACAATATCCCAATAATAATATTATCCGCTCAAAACGATAAGGATAGCTTGGATAAAATAAAAAAGCTAAATATAGGGCATCATCTCTATAAGCCTTTTAGTTTTACTGAGCTTGTTAGAGTTATTAAAAATGTTTCATAAATAATAATTTGGAAGAATTAATGAATATACATTTTGCTGGAAGCGATAAAGAGCTAAACAAGCTAAGGCATAAACTACATGGTGGTGTAGAGTTTACAAGTTATGAAGATGCTGATTGTGTTTTTTTGGAGATTTCAAGTAGGGAAGATTTTAAGAAATTGCCTAATAAATTTTTAAAACCAACATATTTTTATATAACTAATGAAGATCCTGCCTTATTAAAATATACTAATGGTTATAATGTAAAAGGCACTATCTACTCATTTTTCAACAAAAACTTAATATTACAGCGAATTAATCTAAAAACTGATAAAAATAGGACATTAAATAGAAGGAAACCCTCTATTTCTATTGATAGTATATATAAAAAAGCAGAATCTATACCATCGCTTCCCACAATTGCATCAGAACTAATAAATTTAACAAGGGATATAAACGCACAAATGAAAAAGATAGTTGATACTATAAAGATGGACCAAGGACTTGCTTCGGCAACTCTGAGACTTGTTAATTCTCCCTTTTATGGTTTAAGGGTAGAGATAAATAGTATAGATAGAGCAGCTGTTTTACTTGGTTTTAGAAATTTAGCTAAATTGGCTGTTGCTATTTCATTTAGACAATTTTATACAAAGAATTTCTCTATTTATAATACAACTGGTATAAGGCTTTGGATGCATTCCTTTAATGTTGCAAGAATTGCTGAGAGTATTGCCTCACTTAATAGTGCGCTAAATATACAATCAATTTACTTGGCAGGGCTATTACATGATATAGGTAAGATAGTTCTTGTTGATTTTTTATATACAAGTACAAAGTCTATAGAAGATGAAGCAAAGCAGACTGGTTTTAATCATGCTGAGGTGGGGAGTATTCTACTAAAAAAATGGAATATAGCCCCACAGATTGTTGATGCTGTTACAAAACATCATCATTTGACAGATAATATATTTAATTTAACAATATACTACTCAAATATTATTGAAAGGAAGAAAAAGCTTGATAGCAGTATAATTGATGAAGTCTCTAATAAAATTGGCGCAGATAATAATCTCTTAAAAGAGAAGATACAAAATATTAAAAGCTCCGTAATGTGACAGCGGCTTAAGGTATATTAAATGAATTATATAATAGATACTGATGGTGGAATTGACGATATCTTTGCCTTGGCTTATGCATTTGATAAAAAGAGAAATAATATAAAGGCCATTACAACAACTATAGGTAATATTGAGGTTGAGCAGGCTATTTTTAATGTTAGATTTTTTTTAGATCTATTTAATATAAATTTTGAAAATATATTTATTGGCGCTTCACACTCGTTAACACCATTTATAGTGGAGAGAGCTGAAAAAATACATGGTCTAGATGGTTTTGCAAATATTGTTGGTAGATATAATAAAAGTAAAATAGATAGTTATTATGCAAAACCTAGTGCTCCACATTATATTATTAAATGTGCAAAAGAGTTAAAAGAAGAGCTAACTATTATAACATTAGGTCCATTAACAAATATCGCTATTTCATATGTTTTAGACCCCTATAGTATGGGTAGTATTAATAAAATAGTTTCTATGGGGGGTGCTATATATTCTAAGGGCAACTATAATGGTTATGCTGAATTTAATGTTGGCTATGACCCAAATGCCTTTTATATAATTTTAAAGTCAGGTATTCCCTTAGAATTAGTTAGTCTTGATATAACAAGAAAAATATCTCTTTCAAGTGAGGATTTTTGTCTTGGTTCTAAAAATATCTTCTATGAAGCTGCAAAATTCTATGAGAAAAAAACTAAAGGCAGTCTTTATCTCCATGATCCATTAGCTGTGTATCTGACTTTTTCTAATAATAAATATACAAAAAAGTTAGATATTGACATAGAGTTGTTTGATAAAAATAAGAGAGGATTAATCACACAAGCTATTAGTAGCATGAAAAATAGTAGTATTATATATCACTATGATGCTAATTTTAATGAGTTCAGAGAAAAGCTAATAAATAGTATAAAAAATTATTTATCTTAATTCTAAAATTATAGCAGTTAAGTTGTCTAATACATTTATATAGGTTGATTCAGGTAAACAATAGTAGCCTTGGACGGCCTCAGCATCCCTTGAAAGGACAAAGAATATGTTGAGTAGTTGATCAATAACCTCATTTGATACTGTTATTTCTTCATTGCCACTACCTTGTAAAATACCCCCCAATGAACTTGTAACTGTATTTATAAGGTTAGCTATGGCTTCATTTTGTTGTTGTGGGTCTTTTTTACTATTCATAATTGCGTCATTGCCAATACCACAAATATATTTTTCTTTTGTGTAAGCATTGTTTATTAAAAATAAACTAAGCAATAATATAGTTAACATGAAAAATCCTTGGGATTTAGCTATAATTATATGTTTTTCATTCATACATACCTCCGCTTATTTTCAAGATATATTTATAAAACTAATAGCAAACTATTTGGATATATGCAAACGATAAATTCAATTAATAAAATTTTGTGATTTTGTTTTTTATGGCTCTCTCAATTTCCCTATCAACTTCTTTTCTTCTCATTGTTTCTCTTTTGTCAAATTTTTTCTTACCTCTAACAACAGCTGCTTCGATCTTTATTAAATTATTTTTGAGATATGCCTTTAGTGGGACAATTGTCAAACCCTTTTCTTTTGATAGCCCTATCAATTTATTTATTTCTTTTTTGTGCAACAATAGCTTACGTGTTCTTATGGGGTCATGATTTAATATGTTGCCATGCGTATAAGGAGAGATATGGCAATTTATTAAGTATACTTCACCACCTATGACCTTAATATAAGAATCCTTCAGGTTCATTCTGCCTTCTTTTGCTGATTTAACCTCTGTTCCTAAAAGAGATATACCAGTTTCTAAGGTAGATAAAATTTCATAGTCATGGTATGCTTTTTTATTGGTTGCTAATATTTTCATAGAAAAATATAACGGGGACGACGGGACTCGAACCCGCGGCCTCCGGCTCGACAGGCCGGCGTTCTAACCAACTGAACTACGCCCCCTTATTTTATCATATGGGCGGTGCAGGGATCGAACCTGCGACCCCCGGCTTGTAAGGCCGGTGCTCTCCCAGCTGAGCTAACCGCCCAAATACTATACCATCTGAGCCGTGCAGGAATCGAACCTGCGACCCGCTGATTAAGAGTCAGCTGCTCTACCTAGCTGAGCTAACGGCCCTCTTAAGTTACGTCCCCAGGGGGATTTGAACCCCCGTTGCCGGCTCGAAAGGCCGGTGTCCTAGGCCAGACTAGACGATGGGGACATCTGAGCCGTGCAGGAATCGAACCTGCGACCCGCTGCTTAAAAGGCAGCTGCTCTACCTACTGAGCTAACGGCCCACTATATTTAGTGTAAAAAACTCATATATCAAAAGCACTCACTATTGTCAAGTTAAAATTATAAAATTTCATTTATAACTAATGTATCCTTTCTATTTGCGCCAACCGATATTATCGCATAGTCAATATTCAACTCTTTCCTAATATAATCCAAGTAACCCTTTGTTTCTATAGGAAATTCATTATAGTTTCTAATTTTTGAAATATCCTTCTTCCAACCCTTAAATTCTTTATATATAGGTTCTACCTCCTTTAATACGTTAATATCAGAAGGAAATTCTTTTATTATCCTATCTTTATATTTATATGCTGTACATACATAAATATAATCTAGTGTGTTTAATACATCAAGTTTCGTTAAACATATATAATTAATACCATTAACCATAACTGCATATTTACAAGCTACCAAATCTAACCATCCACATCTCCTTGGTCTACCAGTTGTTGCGCCAAACTCCATGCCAGAATCCCTCAATTGTTCCCCAATCTTATCATTTAATTCAGTTGGGAAAGGACCACTTCCAACTCTTGTTGTATAGGCTTTAAATACACCTGCAACGCCATTTATTTTTGTTGGCGGCAAGCCACTCCCTGTTGATGCGCCACCTGTTGTTGAATTACTTGAGGTAACAAATGGATAGGTTCCATGGTCTACATCTAGTAAAGTTCCTTGTGCTCCCTCAAACATTATTTTTTTCTTCTCTTCCCACAGTTTATTTATTAAATAGCTTGTATTGCAAACATATTCTTTAATTTTTTTACCATATTCTAGATATTCATTATAGATATTATTTGCACTAAGTGGTGGCAAATCAAAAGATTTAGCAGCTATCTCATTAACTTCTCTAACGTTTTCTGATATCTTTTCATATAAAAGATCTTTATCTAGCATATCACCAACTCTAATTCCTATCCTAGCGATTTTATCAACATAGGTTGGGCCAATACCTCTGCCGGTTGTGCCAATCTTTTTAATTCCTTTCTTATTTTCACTCATTTTATCGAATATTTTGTGGTATGGCATTATAACATGTGCTCTATCGCTTATATATAGCCTATTGTCTGGATGGATATCTTTTTGTTTTAGACCATCTATTTCATCTAATAGTGCTTTTGGATCTACTACAACACCATTCCCTATAATATTAATTTTATCTTTGCGTAGTATACCTGAGGGTAGTAAATGTAGTATATACTTATTGTCATCAA
It encodes the following:
- a CDS encoding RnfABCDGE type electron transport complex subunit D; protein product: MGLQSFLEKSRKHFEKGGKYHLLYPIFEMVDTFLYTPGETTKGFTHIRDGIEIKRIMTVVIIALIPCVIMGLYNTGLQTN
- the nqrA gene encoding NADH:ubiquinone reductase (Na(+)-transporting) subunit A produces the protein MTNITIKKGLNIPIKGAPKQVIDGRKESAYFAYLGSDFPLLKPSFLKREGDSIRSGEAIFYDKKNPNVKFISPFSGTLKNINRGEKRVLLSVVIEKDYSGKETNYNIGKLDNYTKDEIIELLIKSGLFISIKKRPFDSVANPEENPSSIIINAIDTRPLCPSTKVILDEYNEHFNIGLNVISKLSQKIFLTIPKNLDINVAQKNIRKIHFNNLHPAGLVGTQIFYLDPIKKGKLVWYIDYQHVIAIGHLFTTGRIKKDKIVALSGDEFKSPRLINVPIGAYLGDITKNELKDKNRTRIISGSPLYGHKGDGPLSYLGFYNNQITAIKDVSIRKFMGWALPGTNVYSTTKAFLSKFLSIKKYSFDTSLKGSHRPIIPIGIYEKVFPFKINATYFLKYLLVEDLDSLEKMGVLGLAEEDLSLVTFVCPGKIDYAPKLRKVLNTLAKEY
- the selD gene encoding selenide, water dikinase SelD yields the protein MVKLTSLTKAAGUAAKVGPEDLYNLLSRIPIKKDDNTILSFDTSDDAGVYKLNNIYIVQTIDLITPIVDDPYTFGRIVAINSMSDIFAMGGVPKTALSILLYNCQLDKEIIQRIIEGAVCELNKENCILLGGHTLEDEELKFGFAITGINEDKKLYRNNTINLDDDIILTKPIGTGVISTAIKADLACSESINDATESMLTSNSKASKIMKKYNISACTDVTGFSLTGHLYEMTKSSDYSITINTKKIPIMEKALEYSSMGLIPAGAYRIKAFLSAFTDYRNIKDPLLMLLFDPQTSGGLIITLQSNQSQLLLEELLNAGYSASIIGKVTKKKEKLIYYT
- a CDS encoding aminotransferase class I/II-fold pyridoxal phosphate-dependent enzyme, which gives rise to MNPLAEKLNNAIKEENVNVFNMLSDLGKQLFMPKGILTQTAEAKEKAYKYNATIGIALEKKKPMYLDCIYEPLKIFKPEDLFPYAPNTGKPELRKAWKEKMIKDNPSLKGKYLSLPLVTNALTHGLSIVSDMFIDKGDNIVTPDKYWGNYRQVFAVRRGAEISTFPTFTKDKKFNIKDFLGKVEECGKIKEKVLVLLNFPNNPSGYMPSKNEVVELTNGLVELANNNIKIIALVDDAYFGLNYEDNTFDESIFGLLANRSDNLLAIKLDGATKEEFVWGFRVGFITFASTNNTPQENMLKALESKVAGLIRGTISNCPHASQTFVLYGLNHPDFKKQREEKREILRRRALKIKEVFNKNNYSEAFEYYPFNSGYFMCLKLAKVDAEALRVHLLENYGVGTVSVNKTDLRIAFSCIEEEDIEDLFNIIYKACKDLEG
- a CDS encoding ferritin family protein, which encodes MDNVLEALKLAYEAEKNGLRMYLGLAKKTNVISGKNMFIQLASDEVDHLELIEKFIDKKMAGKPYENIEVPKGRLSKIVPNVDESSLQPVEKAYVSDEDALNTALSHEMKARDFYLEESRKAENEEVKKLFEDLAAVEDKHYMIIQAELDYIHKDGFWFDTAEFSLEKEG
- a CDS encoding cysteine desulfurase family protein, with the translated sequence MIYFDNSATTPVDSRVYNAMKPYFTDKFANPSSIHLLGREVNEDLAIARENISKLINALPEEVIFTGSGTESDNLALKGIAFALKNKGNHIITSSIEHKAVSETMKWLETAGFTVTYLPVDKKGTVDLSSLEKSINDNTILISIMLANNEIGTIEPMKDVVNIAKPKNIIVHTDAVQAIGKMKIDVNELGVDLLTFSGHKIYAPKGIGALYIENSLKDKIVPLIHGGGQEYSIRSGTENVPYIIGLAEACDIINKELDNEVKHTKAIRDKFEELLLKEIPDIYINGDVSNRVCNISNISFKYIEGEALMAYTPEICCSTGSACSSEEGPSHVLKAIGINPIDIHGTIRFSFGRFNRLEEVPRAVSLLKDSVAKLRKLSPLYNKNK
- the cysE gene encoding serine O-acetyltransferase, which translates into the protein MKLLNILKEDITTAFRKDPACRNILEIIFCYPGFHALLLHRFAHSLWNIHLKFLARLLSHINRFLTGIEIHPAAKIGRRFFIDHGMGVVIGETAEIGNDVLLYHGVTLGGVSLKKEKRHPTVSNNVVIGAGAKILGPINIGENSKIGANTVVIKDIPDNSTVVGIPGKITINKGKKVFDLDHNKLPDPSATIIKNLINKIDRLEKEIDKLKKQLNEATYVDLKSE
- the aroF gene encoding 3-deoxy-7-phosphoheptulonate synthase; translated protein: MLYAQKENIGFLDELGISNDNFFIIAGPCSVETREQLLDIANFANNAGASMLRGGAYKPRTSPYSFRGLGREALEYLLEAKKFTGLPIVTEVMNTSEIEYMYDYIDVFQVGSRNMYNYDLLEALGRQDKPVLLKRGLSATIDEFLLSAEYILLKGNKKVILCERGIRTFENVTRNTLDISAVPVLKEKTCLPVIVDPSHAAGNKNYVIPLSLAAIAAGADGIMVEVHNEPEKALSDGKQSLDFDMFRKLISLIRETFAKKII
- a CDS encoding response regulator, yielding MKILLADDEFKLRKMIAIQLRKRGYIVLEASNGKKAVELAINERPDVIILDIKMPEMNGLEAYEKIKNSKNFDNIPIIILSAQNDKDSLDKIKKLNIGHHLYKPFSFTELVRVIKNVS